ctCCACgcgcgctggaagtgtggccacactcatgcttggccggcccctctttttatcgaccaatcaggtcgttctaaACCTGCCAAAGTATTAAAATAGgaaaaattgcgccagatggtcacaatgccaaatggctttccaaaaaccgcgccaacatgccaatgacatgccaaacgtACATGCCAAACATGCTATCCCGCTCCTCATGCTAATGTCATGCCAAACATGCTATCCCGCGTCAATTCATTAAACGTGCATGCCAAGCATGCCATATGGCGTcaatgcactaaacgtgcatgccaaacgtgctactttgccgcagcagcatgccgaacgtgccatgaATAGCGCGCCTATGCgctaacccaccttctgttcgtggccaacgccataacagacttcaattagggtattctaatcATAAACACGACTTTTCCAcgagcgaaaccctaatttccagtagTGGCCCAAAATacgccacttcgggccccacaataTGCCACGAGACatgtgggacccaggaaaccctaagaatGGCGCCATACCATAGTCACTCATAGAAACCTTGGTTCTGTGGACGTTTCCATATTATGGAtttgctatagttcctttggctggctatggcaccgtttgcacaaaaaacgtcactgtgccgcggccacatgccacacacactaattagggtttcggcatattccaaaccctaatttatgtaaaGTTGttgcgccaaccaagccaagtaatgctacccagagcattgggattgatgtggcaactggagccaatgttgccgaagccatatttgggtataACACCATTATGCCAAATTCTAGCATTGGCCATGCTGCCAAGccataattttggccacgacgccaaattctagccttggccataccgccaagccctaattttgtccacgatgccaaatcctaactttggccatgccaccatgtcactggcatgtgccaatagctcTACCATGCTATTAAAAGATACCAACggaatgcggccataatcaatggccaccctctcaCATGAATTACaatatcagccgtccaaattcgccacataaTTGGTAGGCctatggaaagttttaggcgaccagcaattctaatagcatcacacgctattctctcgtggcaagtctcctgactttgactcgcCACACATGGCTATCTTCTACTTAGTTGGCGTACAATTAATCAGAGTAGCCAGGTCTTGTACACAatacccactcagcaatctgctacacttttccatactcgagacatcaaacatgtcacaaactgggggatgctcatcagggtattggtctggcggtttacagcgtgcggcgtgcaacacgtccatcataagaaagtgtcaggaaaaaagggcagttagtggcggaaagaagtagtgggtgtaaacaaacccgtttccttcatagtgggaacgtggcttCTGGCATTTACatattaccccacttctccatcactcaaagaCTCCctcttcctacgagaccagggtgcgttcagttatgacttgtataaataggtttcacctatttctaccaaaaaagaagttttggttaacaacaacacaatatccagaaagtATCAAAGAACTGATACTTACATTCCGTAAgtcagttccacattctgatacaagtcataaaatagccatacCTTccgaattaaccattctggtctcaacaccttcttcgcttccctccctaaggataacccttctccttcactttgtgaccgaaacaagactggaacgtccatttcttggtttaggccaggattgtacagattgatctctcgaatctaaagtacgtACTCcctgcaatgcatttgtttaaggtttagattcgtttctcacccacacacccgaatttaccaaaaccacagtttttacccacaaatggTTCTTTTTTTAAATTTGTCGACACAATTTTGTTAATTGTACAAACCAATTGATATTGGTTTTTCTCCATCAATTCTCCTTCATAAGATGTAGAAATTGGCATTCTAAGAACTTTTAGCCAATATTGAAAGTAGTTTTCTCTctttatttttctcaaaagaaTCATTTAAACTAATTGGATTTGATTTTATTCATCGGTCATGCATGGATTTGATATTGTTATTCTTATGGTATAAGCTTTGTTACGGTATAAGCCAATTGCAAACACCAATTGCTGAATTCCTGAGGGATGTTgtgcaaattttcttcttcctaatACTAATCTCATGAATTAAGACCGTTCAACTTGATGTTGGACACAAAAGATCAATGGATGCGCATCCAGCTTGTTACCCAATAttattagtccttgtagtgactatattgatcttagtttaattttcttttgataaaagaaaatgtTCGTAACTTCAATCTAAACCATTATCTCGTTGTTCCTTGAGGTCACAAATTTATAGGAGATTTGTTTGCATATATTCAATGCTTTTGGTTTTGACATATcactattattttattttatatttttgctaaAAGTAATACATGGTTGATGGTAAATATGTATGTCTATTAAGACTATATTTTTCTTTATGTCGAATGACATATTTCATAATGAGTATATGTCTCAAATTAACCGGATAATACTTTGCGAAACTTGTTTTCGTATATGAAATGAAAATATTTCCGCCATAATCAGGGAGAGATTATACATCACTAGAAGTTTGTGTCCATGAATttaaaaatttatatttttctCCCGTCATGATCAAATCAAAAAAGGTTGTCATCTCAAATAAGGCGCAAAAATATTTCATTATGTTTTTAATAAGCTCATGCCTCTTGGAAGGAAAATAAAGTCACATCTATAATAAACGTAGCATTTTTTAGGAGGATACAGAGTGCTTTAATAGAGTCTATCAAAAAGATCCACATTATCACAGACTCACACTGGAAGATGAGGAGATTATAATGCCTGCGGGCGCTGGTACCAATAATACTGTGaatttttcaagatatgcatacacttgagaattgtgtgggatcataGTTCGTTAACATTGTCGAATATTAATTTACAGTATCTACTGAAATAATAAAAGATGGTGGTTGTTAACCTCTCTGTAGAGAAATATCGACATATTTGATTGGTTGGCATACCATCCGAATTAGGTTGGATTAATTTCTCAATTGACGCAATTTTGAATCCATGACTTAACACCTTAAAAATGCCAAGCCTATTAATTACAGTCTAGTGAAGTCATAATGTGTTATACGAGAAATATTTTCGTTCGTAAAAACCAATTGAGGGTTTATTTTTGCTCAAACCTCGGGACTGGTTTAATAACTGTTCTTTTTATATGAAGCATTTGATGTGGTAGTCTCGTATGTAACCGAAGAAAATATTCGCATTTGTAATCGTTtgaggattcaaattatattcagGCAGCCGCCTGATTCAATTATAtcaggtttaacaatcctttaagtgtttttagaaatttggtacaaaaccaaaaatccggattaatcagttgatgatatcaactttATAAGTCTCTCGAATAgggtccttaaaaacacaaaaatccacgTTTTAGCAGCATAAATTCTATCTTCTTTgctttcttaaatctgcagttagcATTATGCTAGCACAAACTCGTCTTTAAGATAGACTAGAGTTATTATGTTGATGCTTATTTTTTGAAAAACTCATGTAGTTGAGTTAGTATCCATAAatacgtcaaaagttgtactattttccctccgtttttagattttgtcccatgtGATATTCCTGACAAGGTTGTAGCGAGGCAACATCTTGTTGACGtttaattttctttgaaattgttgatatttgtgctctttttccttcgtccaaattTTTTACCATTGAGTTTTactggcaaggttttagtgaggcaatttagTTCAACAttgtggtcatccaagggggggTTGTATCAAATTACAGTTATTTAGTGGATTCTCACCGTTAACAAGGTCATTTTTTTATACCACATCAACATAACCATATCCTATGACTTTGGATATCTTTTTAATCCATATAAGGTATGATCAAAAGAAGACTTCGTCAACTATCCAATATCTTCATGAAAGCACAACAATCATCTGCATTCAAGAAATCGTTCATCGAAATTTGGAAGTCTCGACTCAAAGATTTGCAAACCGATTTGACTGAAGTATTTAACAGGGGGAGCGTCATCATCAAATTAAGGTGCATTCACTGGACtttatcgcgttgtactcttttttcttcgtcaaggttttgtcccactaggTTTTCCTTATCAAGGAATAAATGAGGCAACATTTGCGTGTCCAACACTGTTTCCAGTCTTTACATGCTTGatgcaatttcaggtttttctcttttgagttttcccGGTACGTTTGTAATTAGCTTAGACACAATGTCATCAGGGAAAGTGTTATAAAcatgtaattatgttaagaatatcgaGGGTAAATCTCGATTATTACTaggatgcccttgtgtctagccGTATAATTAGATGCTCTAATGTTTGTCTAACACACACATTaatctttcttcttccctttactttgtgtcttcttctcctctttctctatTTCACAATAGTAACAACAATTTTTAAAGACAATTTTCACGTAACAATAGCAACAAATAATCCAAACCCGAGCTGTTACGGCACGGGCCATACTCTAGTATAATCTCCACTCCTTTAAGATGCTAAGTCATATGAGCCCCACGTCGCACGGTGAGTGTGACACCCCtatcaaattaaattagataaaagctttGAAGTAGAGCAATTCTGGAGAGGACACTTGGCGGAATTCTATTAGTCGGGACATTAAAATCTGGATTACACTATATTTACACCCTATATTTAATTGGCCGTTATTAACGCCGTTAGGAAAAACGTAGGTATACAAAACTTATAAGTATTTACACCTAAATAATAATttacacttggtttacaccaAAACTTAACTGTACATTAAGCATTGAGTAGGTGGACAAAGCATAATTGAGAAGTAACGAATCTGATTCCTTTACCCACCACAGTACTCCAACGGATTTTATAATAACAATCAGTTATTATAGTAGATGTAATCCCGTGACAATAAGATTTTGTGCACATAATGTCCCgatatgatttgttgtttgacaTCCATGGCTGAAATGGGATGCATATTAGTTCTATTTGCAGGAATTTAGGGCacacacaaaaagaaaaacacaatagATTTTGGATTTAGATGACAAAAATGCTTCGAAACGCGCCTAGACAAAAATACCTCGCCACATCAAATCAAAAAATCCTAAACGATcggacgaggcgaagccgagccatacCAAATTTAAAATGCATCGCGACGGCGGGAGCAAAGCCCCAAAAAAAATAATGATGAATGCTTTTTGGGTCCACCCGATacatagcacgggcacaaaatctaatattaaaaagaaaaggaagacttCCTTTAGGAGCTGCGGGCGAAAACTTGAAATATGTCGAATGAGCAAGCCATTTTGAAGCATTAGCTGTATATAGAGCGTTACCAAAATGAATAAGAAGGGTGAAATAAGGTAACCCCGTGTCATAGAAACTTGAAATATGCCCACAGCttacaacaaattaatcaagatgcATAAGCATTGGGAAATAATGAATATgtcaaagaaaagaagaagagccaAGTAAATCTTGAAGACTAAGGATGCTCTTTGTGTAAGCTATGGAGTCGAAATCAATATCAGcttctttggtaaaggttggcGGTTCAATCAATTCCTCACTTTGTGTATCGTAGCAAACCAATCCTTCTGCGAACTTCAAATAAATCTTCTTATTTTGAATGCATACCGATTTAATACGAAATTCTAGATAATTAATACAACCCACATCAATGGTATAGTCTTTGATCCATGCATTTTTCTTGTCAGCGCAGTCCTTTTGCATTCTCCATATACCCACCATTCCACAGTACATACCGTGTTCCATATAACAAAGACTTCCATCCAGTTCAACCAAGAAGTTTTCCCTGCCCCCCTGAAAGCCAAGATCTTGAGTCTTCTTATCAGGAGCCGGAATCAATTTGAACCTTTCGAATGCAACATCGAAACACAGAATGTTCTCGCGAGCATACCAGTATATCGATCCTTCCACATGTACTGAATTCGGACAATCCTCGGGGTATGGGAGATATGGATGAATAAGGATGTCTTTTTGTTGGATTCGTCTCCATGACATCTTGGTACCTAAAACTGAAACCTCACACTCCAATGAAGAGTCAGAAAGACGTCATAATAGCTGAACCACTCTATATTCATTATTCGCTGCGTGATAGCCGATTCCGCATGCAGTTGCCATCTTACTATCTCCATCCATCCTCCGTGGTGGAAGCTCTACTGATTCCCTGGTAATTGGGTTCCATATAAGCAAAGGGAATTCCGTATGGAAGAATACCAAACCGTTGCAAGAAGTCATTTTTACAATTTCTTCCGTTCCTACCGTTAATTTCAACTCCTGCAAATGGACTTCTTCGTACTCCCACAAGTTGTTGACAATTGTTAGATCGTATTGACTAATATATTCTCTTCTAGAGATGAAAATAATACCAATAGATTGCTTCTTTGTTTTATTATGATCATAATGTAGTTTGGCGAAATTGCGATCCTTAATTAACGAATACCAAGCCTTGCACACACTCTTCAATCTTAGTAAAGACTCCGCGGAAGATCTCAAGAATATTTCATAGATGAGATGATCAGGAAGGTCGTTCAAAACACGGTCCCTGAAAAATAATCATTCAAATACGGGTTAGTTATCGAGCAAATAAAGAACTTTTTGATGATTTCTTAATTAGACCTCTAGGTACATGCATCTATTGTTAAACTCATACAAAGCACTCCGTCGGCACAGATCTAGACTATCTATTATTGATCTAAATCAACAATCGCTAATATAAAAAATTCCGGGCAACCAAAACGTACAAATTGGACGCATAACAACAACAAACAAAAGTACCTGCTTGTAGGTTGATAAATACCATAgcttaatcttcttctttttcccaaCTGGCTACTGCTCATGGAAGTGTCGAACATATTCATCTTTTAGTAATACGCAGGAGGGTTACACAAACAATTTTTAGTGTCTATTATTTCCATGGGGTTGTGCTTATATAGGACTTCAATATAACCACCAATCAGGGCTCTCtatcccaaaaaaggaaaccgTATCTCCGGCTAGAataaaaggaattttttttcgGTATAATGTAAGGTTTGGAAATTATCCATATACCCCTAGTATGAGGTATCTTGAAAAACACCCTTTCTGACTTAAATTATATCCCTAAACCtaatacattactaaaatacCTTTTTTTGTACTGTGTATATACAAAACCAATACCACTAATCActattcaaaaagaaaagaacaaaaaaacacacacacacacaccatcTCTACTGTCCACCACCGCTAACAACCACCGTCTGGCGCCGCCGCCCACCAaccaaccaccaccaaccaccatcaccgccaaccaccaccaatcACCACCTCGGcggccaaccaccaccacccgcCGCCGCCGtcaaccaccaccactgataACCACCGCCACTGTCCACCATCACCgacaaccaccaccactgccgcCAATCACCACCAGCAACCACCGCTTCCACTATCACCACCATGTGGAGTCAACTTGTTGAAGTTGCGTCCATATaggaggcaactagctcaagttgtcttccAAAATGAAGACAACTAGCACaaagttgtcttcaaaagtgaaaacaactagcccaagttgtctccaaatatggaggcaactagcacattttttctccaaaaataaaaattatatacaaatgagTGAACCTAGTGTGAGTCGAACACACAACTTCTGACATGTAGTCAGTTgcgctaccattgcaccacaaattcatgCATAACACAAGGCAACATGCATATAAAAAGCTACCTGGTTTGGCAAAAAAGTGAGTAATTGGGCGGTTCGATAAGATTGAAATCGgtattgctcaatttcatgaatcattctccaatgAAGCTGGGCTATGTTGTGTTCACCTGGTTTCAAAATACCAGGATCGATATACTGGTATGCTCGCGAGAACATTCTGTATTTCGATGTTGCATTCGAAAGGTTCAAATTGATTCCGGCTCCTGATAAGAAGACTCAAGATCTTGGCTTTCAGGGGGGCAGGGCAAACTTCTTGGTTGAACTGGATGGAAGTCTTTGTTATATGGAACACAGTATGTACTGTGGAATGGTGGGTATATGGAGAATGCAAAAGGACTGCGCTGACAAGAAAAATGCATGGATCAAAGACTATACCATTGATGTGGGTTGTATTAATTATCTAGAATTTTGTATTAAATCGGTATGCATTCAACATAAGAAGATTTAAGTGAAGTTCGCAGAAGGATTGGTTTGCTACGATACACAAAGTGAGAAATTGATTGAACCgccaacctttaccaaagaagCTGATATTGATTTCGACTCCATAGCTTACACAAAGAGCATCCTTAGTCTTCAAGATTTAGTtggctcttcttcttttctttgacATATTCATTATTTCCCAATGCTTATgcatcttgattaatttgttgtaaGTTGTGGGCATATTTCAAGTTTCTATGACACAGGGTTACCTTATTTCACCCTTCTTATTCATTTTGGTAATGCTCTATATACAGCTAATGCTTCAAAATGGCTTGCTCATTCGACATATTTCAAGTTTTCGCCCGCAGCTCCTAAAGGAagtcttcattttcttcataatATTATACTAGAGTATGGCACGCGCCGTAACGGCTCGGGTTTGGATTTATTGTTCCTGTTGTTACGTGAAAATTGTCTTTAAAAATTGTTGTTACTATTGTGAAatagagaaagaggagaagaagacaCAAAGTAAAGGGAAGAAGAGAGATTAATGTGTGTGTTAGACAAACATTGGAGCCTCTAATTATACggctagacacaagggcatcctACTAATAAACGAGATTGaccctagatattcttaacataattacatgTTTATAAGACTCTCCCTGATGACATTGTGTTTAAGCTTTACAAACGTACCAtgaaaactcaaaagagaaaaccCTGAAATTGCATCAAGCATGTAAAGACTGGAAACAGTGTTGGACACGCAAATGTTACCTCATTTataccttgacaaggaaaacccggtgggacaaaaccttgacgaaggaaaaagagtacaatgcaATAAAGTCCAGTGAATGCACCTTAATTTGATGATGACGCTCCCCCTGTTAAATACTTCAGTCAAATCggcttgcaaatctttgagtcgAGACTTCCAAATTTCGATGAACGATTTCTTGAATGCAGATGATTTTTTTTGCATTCATGAAGATATTGGATAGTTGacgaagtcttcttttgtgttgcACAAGCACTATTGTCTTCGATTAATACTTTTGCAGAGTCTAAATTCTTCTTCAACATATTGAGAACTTGTATCATGGATTGCTAGCTTCCCGAGATGATTTTTAGAAATTGTTgatgtattgattgcaaaatcttgacaattactttggtagttgttattggatagatctaaggacctgataaaggagtttattgggataaactagagagccttttgtcgaactcatatcacttggttgaaaagagttgttaccgaacagatttgttgttcctttactgtttggaatacaaaccaaaggaattgttccaagtgcgtgacttactgcaagttggaggcgtagggatatatacagaactaggtgaactataggtttagttgcttggtctcaactatacgaagttggtttgattttgtatagcggcttagccccgagagtattcaattctgaacaaggtcccggggtttttctgcatttgcggtttcctcgttaacaaaatcttgttgtgccatttaattttaatttccgcattataattgttttattataattaaattaaatttcactttgtacgttaacatggcacttgatattgatcccactggtttcggttattaccgtaccttttatcaagtaatcactttgttgttgtattgtctcgattttgtatccatagacaatcacacagagtgtattggttttctccacttgcctttgatatttaattcacgagttaggccagttcggactaaccctatatcaagtggacaatgtgttgaaatattccttgagtgattgttgctccaagaggtttatacacagtgggtcttgtataggttgtgattaaaataaaatattgtggtatatttgggtaccctcgtcttttcaattggtatcagagcaggcaaacacgaaaagatctaacaacctgtgtttggtgcgatccaacctataagaaatgagtctacaaaaaaggaaaatgaaaccTAAGATAGACTCTGTTGACGTATCTCAAGATTTGAGTAAAACTCGTTTGGGGTTTAACTTTCAAAAATACTATGAAGGGATGTCTTCTACAAGCTTTACATAATCTTCTGAAAATATGTCCCAGTGTTCTCAAGAAGAGGTTAAGTTAagcctgaaaaagtgggggtctaacaacaccacccaatatttctcttagcaatctgtatggaaaaactccaatatactttctatagaatcaactagacagtcagactcaatctagataaaaagtatatcaaagagtttatatctcaatctctcgatttgatctatactcaagcaaatagaaatctgcgagtctttatcaaagagagataacttggatggtaccaaagaccaatatccaagtgtcaatcaatttaaatcaacaaccaaaatgtcggatattctaattgattgattctaacgcacaacctgtgatatttcaattataaatataaacaatataatgaagaaaagaaataacacagacaccagaattttgttaacgaggaaaccgcaaatgcagaaaacccccgaacctagtccagattgaacacacactgtattaagccgctacagaaactagcctactacaaactaacttcagtatggactgtagttgaaccccaatcaatctcacactgatccaaggtacaattgtactccttacatctctgatcccagcaggatactacgcacttggttcccttagctgttctcacccacaactaagagttgcttcaacccaaaatcgaagactttaataaacaaatctgtatcacacagaaaagtctattgtaatagataaatctgtatcccaagaatatacctatgagttttgttccgtcttttgataaaatcaaggtgaacaggaaccaatagataacccggacttatattctcgaagaacagcctagaattatcaatcacctcacaataaacttaatcgactagggaaacaagttattgcggaatcacaaacgatgagacgaagatgtttgtaattactttttatcttgcctatcggagatagaaatctcaagccaattatttcaattgtactcgtacgatagaaacatcaagatcagatcacacaactacgagaaggtagtatcggtctggcttcacaatcccaatgaagtctttaagtcgttaacccggcttgagaaaagaaaactagaggttaaaggagaatcgactctagctacaactagtatcacatgtaaggtgtggggattaggtttcccagttgctagagttctcccttatatagtctttcagatcagggtttgcaatcagtgttagcttagtaacaaagcattcaatattcaccgtaagatgaaaacatgattagattcaagctaatatttatcaaccgttagatcgaaaaaatagcttgtcatacacaaatgaaatgcacgtttctaggctcgtgtaaacgtacccaaacttgtacattagttggttcaacaataattaactaactggttagccatatgatcactttcatatcaaccatattcttcttcaccataactagttcaaatgactcaaatgaactagttagagagttgttcaatttcttagatcttatgtaacttcacaagacacaatagaaccaaaaactatttgattcactcgaatcggttcatgaactttatatccatggtttgcaaaagcattccttaatcaatataaatatgagttcaagaacaatcgtttttagacataaactactcaagttcccggaaggagttcacaaactccagcagaaattctcgggtttgagaacttcgccagttcgcagactgagttcacggactgagcttgttgagtgagttttcaaactccagcagatattctcggatgagaacttccgtcagttcgcggactgagttcgaaaACTGTGCAAAaaattccagttctcttgatcaacaaagttcgtaaactttggttcaaggaatatgacttatacatatatgtgtttccacaacaatgcttatatccatcaattgttatataatctaaactcccatttcaatcattgaaaaattctcagagaacgttatatagttgttattcacaaaccatttttcgtcagagcaattctcaaagcggttgaaacatatcatgactttcgtcactgggtaaagatgaacttggttaaagtgaaatcttaccaacacatatttcgagaaatagataggcgagataaactcgggtcgaaatatcaaatgtatataatctaagtctatatagcaaaatgacttttgtttcaagataggagatagagtagataaacttttgagtgacagataagttcaagtctccacatactttttagttgatgaagatccaccggttctttgagtagtccttcgtcttgtatgatgatttacatggagtttttgagctcaactacactttctatcctagtccgagaccttagctatagtagactataaatcaagactttatagttttgatcactaacattgacaaacatgcttgagatagcaacgcatgctagtTCGACAGAGAAATGCtctgacaatctccccctttgtcaattttagtggaaaaactattaatacatatggaatacaaaaaagataaatacatttttgaagctcctattcacatgcctaatcttcaacattactcgaaatcttcgtcacttccaagtactccaatgatcccaaaggttgtaagtttaatatcaccgttattgaagatccgtatctataataatgagaaagcattggtctcggtcattgttatatagtgtcatagtattattacacagtgtcaaagtccaattgtatcacaacttcaacaataatactatggtgatatgtatcacttccccttagtcaatactccatctcacatggaaaccactcccccttacatagtgatccgaaaaccatatgtatttgtagtgtgaactacatattaattctccccttttttgtcaataaaattggcaaaggtacaagaacgggatcctaatgaaatttccgaaagagacattttatgaccaaaagaaagcatatatcaacttgttctttagatgcaatcataaagacgaaactaaatgcattcatc
This portion of the Papaver somniferum cultivar HN1 chromosome 11, ASM357369v1, whole genome shotgun sequence genome encodes:
- the LOC113320596 gene encoding putative F-box protein At3g21120, with translation MNMFDTSMSSSQLGKRRRLSYGIYQPTSRDRVLNDLPDHLIYEIFLRSSAESLLRLKSVCKAWYSLIKDRNFAKLHYDHNKTKKQSIGIIFISRREYISQYDLTIVNNLWEYEEVHLQELKLTVGTEEIVKMTSCNGLVFFHTEFPLLIWNPITRESVELPPRRMDGDSKMATACGIGYHAANNEYRVVQLL